Proteins found in one Aethina tumida isolate Nest 87 chromosome 1, icAetTumi1.1, whole genome shotgun sequence genomic segment:
- the LOC109602590 gene encoding translin-associated protein X: MNSNKGSKYRKYKPAVGDKARETLENIDESNPVIKMFRAFSAELDEKHDRYERIVKLSRDITIESKRIIFSLHNVNIELESKKATLLKDIESRLDGLIDTNFKMIALELKGHDPYMYHKAFTGGIQEFIEAYTFYQFIKNESIGDWNSFNNLFQYKDDDNGEFSLLFTQLDFILGIGDLTGELMRRCINVLTGGNVGECSKMCNFVKAINTGFLGMVNTGYKEIGRKAYVLRQSLSKMELVCYNLEIRGQEIPKHMLLNVIESSEVEEDEGFF; this comes from the exons atgaatTCGAATAAAG GTTCAAAGTACCGAAAATACAAACCTGCTGTAGGTGATAAAGCAAGGGAGACTTTAGAAAACATTGATGAATCTAACcctgttataaaaatgtttcgcGCATTTAGTGCCGAATTGGATGAAAAGCATGACAGATACGAAAGAATAGTGAAACTCAGCAGAGACATAACCATAGAAAGCAAAAGGATAATCTTTTCGTTGCACAATGTTAACATAGAACT TGAAAGCAAGAAGGCTACTCTGCTGAAAGACATAGAGAGCAGATTGGATGGACTAATAGacaccaattttaaaatgattgctTTGGAGTTGAAGGGACACGATCCTTACATGTATCACAAGGCATTTACAGGTGGTATACAGGAATTCATCGAAGCTTATACATTCTatcaattcataaaaaatgaaagtatAGGAGATTGGaactcttttaataatttgttccaATACAAAGACGACGATAACGGGGAATTTAGTTTATTGTTCACTCAACTGGATTTTATTTTGG gAATTGGTGATTTAACTGGAGAATTGATGAGAAGATGTATTAATGTTCTAACAGGAGGGAATGTTGGTGAATGttcaaaaatgtgtaattttgttaagGCAATTAATACTGGATTCCTGGGAATGGTAAACACTGGATATAAAGAAATTGGTAGAAAAGCTTATGTTTTAAGACAGAGTTTATCTAAAATGGAACTTGTATGCTATAATCTTGAAATCAGGGGACAAGAAATTCCAAAACACatgttattaaatgtaatagaGTCTTCTGAGGTTGAAGAGGATGAaggatttttttag
- the LOC109602613 gene encoding prostaglandin E synthase, producing the protein MWNYTTDNVLSTANPAFCSYLICVNLLILKMMGLTLLTILQRMRDKVFISAEDAAWMNGEVKDNETVARTRRTFQNDLENIPVFFLASLAYLFTNPPLWVVNLLFIVFLVTRTLHSFVYAIYVMRQPTRATLWAVGFAITGYMAIHSAIHAFVIGYIP; encoded by the exons ATGTGGAACTACACGACAGACAATGTTTTATCAACAGCAAATCCAGCGTTTTGTAGTTACttaatttgtgttaatttattaattttgaaaatgatggGACTTACTTTGCTCACAATTTTGCAACGCATGCGAGACAAG GTTTTCATTAGTGCTGAAGATGCGGCTTGGATGAACGGCGAAGTCAAAGATAATGAAACAGTAGCTCGCACTCGAAG gacTTTCCAAAATGATTTAGAAAACATTCCGGTCTTCTTCCTGGCGTCATTGGCCTATCTCTTCACCAACCCTCCGTTGTGGGTTGTCAATTTACTGTTTATCGTGTTCTTAGTTACACGAACCTTGCACTCATTTGTGTATGCAATTTATGTCATGAGACAGCCTACAAGAGCTACACTGTGGGCTGTAGGGTTTGCAATTACTGGATATATGGCCATACATAGTGCCATCCATGCTTTTGTTATAGGTTACATAccttag
- the LOC109602605 gene encoding cystathionine beta-synthase, which yields MSEVPKNQCDSEKIKQLKTNLSFWSPLNNGFTVPDNPSKCTWHKKACPATSPHRTQEWRRSSKVLADVLAAIGNTPMVKLNKIPKDYGLLCDVYVKCEFFNPGGSVKDRIGYRMVEDAEKQGILKPGYTIIEPSSGNTGIGIALAAAVKGYRCVIVMSEKMSNEKVSVLNALGAEIVRTPVTADSDAPDGMFGVTYKLKNEIPNSVILDQYSNPGNSLAHYDTTAEEILDQMGKVDMVVIGAGTGGTITGIGRKLKEKSPNTIIVGADPDGSILAQPDNLNKAGAGFYEVEGIGYDFIPTVLDRSVVDVWIKTNDKESLPLARRLIRDEGLLCGSSSGANVSAAMQAAKDLKPGQKVVIILPDSIRNYITKFISDQWMEARNLQPCVNTKNHWWWDVPVTNIPLEKLQTATQSMTCERVLNIMKKLGVDQVPFVDSNNSIIGMVTLQNLMNGLISGRVQSNESIEKIVIRIYPKLYNTANLGVVSRVLEKEAYVVILEKHGATDKPCGIVTAIDLLQFISQAKPSV from the exons ATGTCCGAAGTACCAAAGAACCAGTGTGACAGTGAGAAAATCAAACAGCTGAAAACGAACCTGTCGTTTTGGTCGCCGCTGAACAACGGTTTCACCGTGCCCGACAATCCGTCGAAATGCACGTGGCACAAGAAGGCCTGTCCTGCCACCAGCCCTCACAGAACACAAGAATG GAGGCGCTCTTCAAAAGTCCTCGCTGATGTGTTAGCTGCCATCGGCAATACACCCATGgttaaactgaataaaattccCAAAGATTACGGTCTTCTGTGCGATGTTT aTGTGAAATGCGAATTCTTCAATCCAGGCGGCTCTGTGAAGGACCGCATCGGTTATCGCATGGTAGAGGACGCCGAAAAACAAGGCATCCTCAAACCAGGGTATACCATCATCGAACCGTCGTCTGGTAATACGGGAATAGGCATCGCCCTCGCCGCCGCCGTCAAAGGTTACCGCTGCGTGATCGTGATGTCCGAGAAAATGTCCAATGAAAAGGTGTCGGTTTTGAACGCGCTGGGCGCCGAAATTGTCCGGACGCCCGTCACCGCCGATTCCGACGCGCCCGACGGCATGTTTGGAGTTACGTATAAGCTGAAGAACGAGATTCCCAACTCTGTTATCCTCGATCAg TATTCGAATCCGGGCAATTCTTTGGCTCACTACGACACCACGGCTGAGGAGATTTTGGATCAGATGGGCAAAGTTGATATGGTGGTTATCGGTGCTGGCACCGGTGGTACCATTACGGGCATAGGTCGCAAACTAAAGGAAAAGTCTCCTAATACTATTATTGTTGGCGCGGATCCGGATGGCTCGATCTTGGCTCAGCCTGATAATCTCAATAAAGCCGGTGCCGGTTTTTACGAGGTTGAAGGCATCGGATACGATTTTATTCCCACTGTTTTGGATAGGTCAGTGGTGGATGTGTGGATCAAAACCAACGACAAAGAGTCGTTGCCGTTGGCCAGGCGTTTGATCCGTGATGAGGGTTTGCTTTGTGGTTCTAGCAGTGGAGCCAATGTTTCGGCAGCCATGCAGGCCGCTAAAGATTTGAAACCAGGCCAAAAAGTCGTTATTATTTTACCAGACAGTATTAGAAACTACATTACCAAATTCATTTCTGATCAATGGATGGAAGCTAGAAACTTGCAGCCTTGTGTTAACACAAAGAATCACTG GTGGTGGGATGTTCCAGTTACAAATATACCTTTGGAGAAGCTCCAAACTGCAACTCAGAGCATGACATGTGAAAGGGTTCtcaatataatgaaaaagttGGGAGTAGATCAAGTACCGTTTGTCGATAGCAATAA TTCTATTATTGGAATGGTAACTCTGCAAAATTTGATGAACGGACTTATTTCGGGAAGAGTGCAATCCAATGAAAGCATTGAAAAAATCGTCATAAGAATATAtcctaaattatataacactGCAAATTTGGGTGTTGTTTCTAGAGTGTTAGAAAAAGAAGCATATGTAGTTATTTTGGAAAAGCAtg GTGCAACAGACAAACCATGCGGAATAGTCACTGCCATTGACTTACTTCAATTTATATCTCAAGCTAAGCCTTCCGTTTGA
- the LOC109602624 gene encoding microsomal glutathione S-transferase 1 isoform X1: protein MASELLSLTNPLLKTYFFYVTILGIKMLAMSLLTARQRVKTKSFANPEDAEPMKLKVRVNDAVERVRRAHLNDLENITVFFIISFAYIMTDPSVFITTMLFRVYTIARFIHTFVYAIVVCPQPSRALSWGVGYGITIYMGIATVLSLCKHM from the exons ATGGCCAGTGAACTTCTTTCTCTGACAAACCCATTGCTAAAGACATATTTCTTCTATGTCACTATTTTAGGAATTAAAATGCTGGCCATGTCATTGTTGACCGCAAGGCAAAGAGTTAAAACGAAG TCATTCGCCAATCCTGAAGATGCTGAGCCTATGAAACTAAAAGTGAGGGTCAATGATGCTGTGGAGAGAGTGAGAAG GGCCCACTTAAACGATTTGGAAAATATCACCGTATTCTTTATCATCAGTTTCGCTTACATCATGACTGATCCATCTGTATTTATCACCACAATGTTGTTCAGAGTTTACACAATTGCTAGATTTATTCACACCTTCGTCTATGCAATCGTGGTTTGCCCACAACCCTCAAGGGCCTTGTCTTGGGGCGTCGGCTATGGTATTACCATCTATATGGGTATCGCGACTGTGCTGAGTCTGTGCAAGCACATGTAA
- the LOC109602624 gene encoding microsomal glutathione S-transferase 1 isoform X2 produces MSAVLSLENPLLKTYFYYVSVLGLKMLLMSAMTGFQRFKTKSFANPEDAEPMKLKVRVNDAVERVRRAHLNDLENITVFFIISFAYIMTDPSVFITTMLFRVYTIARFIHTFVYAIVVCPQPSRALSWGVGYGITIYMGIATVLSLCKHM; encoded by the exons ATGTCTGCAGTACTTTCCTTAGAAAATCCCTTGTTGAAAACCTATTTTTACTATGTTTCGGTGTTGGGATTGAAAATGCTGTTGATGTCGGCAATGACCGGCTTCCAAAGATTTAAAACGAAG TCATTCGCCAATCCTGAAGATGCTGAGCCTATGAAACTAAAAGTGAGGGTCAATGATGCTGTGGAGAGAGTGAGAAG GGCCCACTTAAACGATTTGGAAAATATCACCGTATTCTTTATCATCAGTTTCGCTTACATCATGACTGATCCATCTGTATTTATCACCACAATGTTGTTCAGAGTTTACACAATTGCTAGATTTATTCACACCTTCGTCTATGCAATCGTGGTTTGCCCACAACCCTCAAGGGCCTTGTCTTGGGGCGTCGGCTATGGTATTACCATCTATATGGGTATCGCGACTGTGCTGAGTCTGTGCAAGCACATGTAA